The following coding sequences lie in one Chloroflexota bacterium genomic window:
- a CDS encoding HAD family hydrolase: MRTAILFDWDDTLADTFLARERAVQATFDAVGITDITGHDFLLTTIGFQLQVELQRFKERRGITEDLPTIQRRFYWRDYAGLVTAYPGVTEMLRELKGRGHKLGVVTHKIRERMLDGMRTGLVCEVESLGWGGLFDVLIGMEDAPRLKPYPDGILSALARLRLTPEEAVYVGDSASDLQAALAAKCGFILATWGAHKPVAIAPGERPITIAAAPKDVLATPA; the protein is encoded by the coding sequence ATGCGCACCGCGATCCTGTTCGATTGGGACGATACGCTGGCGGACACCTTTCTCGCCAGGGAGAGGGCCGTTCAGGCCACCTTCGACGCCGTGGGGATCACGGATATCACGGGGCACGACTTTCTGCTGACGACGATCGGCTTTCAGCTGCAGGTGGAGCTGCAGCGCTTCAAGGAGCGTCGCGGCATCACGGAGGACTTGCCCACCATCCAGCGGCGCTTCTACTGGCGCGACTACGCGGGCCTAGTGACGGCCTATCCCGGGGTCACGGAGATGCTGCGGGAGCTGAAGGGGCGGGGCCACAAGCTGGGCGTTGTGACGCACAAGATACGAGAGCGGATGCTGGACGGGATGCGCACGGGACTTGTCTGCGAAGTGGAGAGCCTGGGCTGGGGCGGCCTCTTCGACGTGCTGATCGGGATGGAAGACGCGCCTCGATTGAAACCCTATCCCGACGGCATCCTGAGCGCCCTGGCGCGCCTGCGCCTGACACCGGAGGAGGCCGTCTACGTGGGGGACAGCGCTAGCGATTTGCAAGCTGCTCTCGCGGCGAAGTGCGGCTTCATCCTCGCCACCTGGGGGGCGCACAAGCCGGTGGCAATCGCCCCTGGGGAGAGGCCCATCACCATCGCTGCTGCGCCGAAGGACGTTCTCGCTACGCCGGCCTAG